A region from the Benincasa hispida cultivar B227 chromosome 12, ASM972705v1, whole genome shotgun sequence genome encodes:
- the LOC120067129 gene encoding uncharacterized protein LOC120067129, with product MEDILTEIPPPSRFFQDDLNNFAPPLPSLPSPFLLLSKSKPNEPLRPSLLVIAISSPSLHLFHHLSAKTLIGSLILPEIPFSGNRIQPSVDDKSCNIYSIDQDNELIILVSVQFSVPAERSFLIAKLLLDNKIIPERVLILDSLHSQNFRGKLSPDEIFAFKLETSSERKSKDEGNGGSLMLKGLDYYPSGSVVDGLAAALLGRCQMKNIKGALCVSWPEYGSEVISLLKSLLHQNALLQPILELCTESNNEDEYMNRIKDLDLYT from the coding sequence ATGGAAGATATTCTAACGGAGATTCCCCCTCCTTCAAGGTTTTTCCAAGATGATCTTAATAATTTCGCTCCTCCATTACCATCTCTTCCTTCCCCATTTCTGTTGTTATCCAAATCTAAGCCTAATGAACCTCTTCGCCCCTCTCTGCTTGTCATTGCCATTTCTTCCCCTTCTCTGCATCTTTTCCATCATTTATCTGCTAAAACCCTTATTGGAAGTCTCATCCTACCTGAAATTCCTTTCTCTGGAAACCGTATCCAGCCTTCGGTTGATGACAAATCTTGCAACATTTATTCCATTGATCAAGATAATGAACTAATCATTCTTGTCTCCGTCCAGTTTTCTGTTCCTGCAGAGAGATCTTTCCTTATTGCAAAGCTACTACTTGATAATAAAATTATTCCTGAGAGGGTTCTGATCTTGGATAGTCTTCATAGCCAAAATTTTCGGGGGAAGCTCTCACCTGATGAGATTTTTGCTTTCAAGCTGGAGACCTCTTCCGAAAGAAAGAGTAAAGATGAGGGAAATGGTGGTTCACTAATGTTAAAAGGCCTGGATTACTATCCATCGGGAAGTGTTGTAGATGGCTTGGCTGCTGCTTTGCTTGGACGTTGTCAGATGAAGAATATCAAGGGAGCCCTTTGTGTTTCCTGGCCAGAATATGGAAGCGAGGTGATATCTCTGCTCAAATCTTTACTTCACCAAAATGCGCTATTGCAACCTATATTAGAACTTTGTACTGAAAGTAATAATGAGGACGAGTACATGAACCGGATTAAGGACCTGGATTTATACACCTGA